Proteins encoded together in one Quercus lobata isolate SW786 chromosome 3, ValleyOak3.0 Primary Assembly, whole genome shotgun sequence window:
- the LOC115981451 gene encoding uncharacterized protein LOC115981451, protein MELQHWRHWRHPLVFNEDERSGRLCWGCFEPVFGPSYSCIESDCDGYYYHHKSCAELPIGLHHPSHPNHPLILFGINTYRKNNKEEYERFSKCDVCGEKSNEYSYCCYRCNFIIHIRCSSLSLTIQTEVHDHQLTRIWKLMKFTCDFCGKEGNQPYLCVPCDFGIHSRCAACPRRLKVYRHDHPLHLTPSLEVHQSDSPICLLCVRKVDTLCLYYCSICDFAAHLYCAMLHWNREYINLQELKEEQSTESKSEDPELHQSFDSKICKVIKTTMGEDGTEIATEIKHFQSRARFEAY, encoded by the coding sequence ATGGAGCTTCAACATTGGCGGCATTGGCGGCATCCGTTGGTCTTCAATGAAGACGAGAGAAGTGGACGTCTTTGTTGGGGGTGCTTCGAACCAGTATTTGGGCCTAGCTATAGTTGTATAGAAAGCGATTGCGATGGTTACTACTATCATCATAAATCATGTGCTGAACTACCCATTGGGCTGCACCATCCCTCACACCCAAATCATCCTCTTATTCTCTTTGGCATAAATACATATCGTAAGAACAACAAAGAAGAATATGAGAGATTTAGCAAATGCGACGTCTGCGGAGAAAAGAGTAATGAATACAGTTATTGTTGTTACCGTTGCAACTTCATCATTCACATCAGATGTTCTTCTTTATCACTCACCATCCAAACTGAAGTCCATGACCACCAATTGACCCGCATTTGGAAGCTAATGAAGTTCACTTGCGACTTCTGTGGCAAAGAAGGCAATCAGCCCTACCTCTGTGTCCCATGCGATTTCGGTATACATTCACGTTGTGCTGCTTGCCCACGCAGACTGAAAGTTTATCGTCACGACCACCCTCTCCACCTCACCCCTTCTCTTGAAGTCCATCAATCCGACTCTCCAATTTGCCTACTCTGTGTTCGAAAAGTGGATACACTCTGCCTTTACTATTGCTCAATATGCGATTTTGCTGCCCACCTCTATTGTGCTATGCTCCACTGGAACCGGGAGTACATAAATTTGCAGGAACTTAAAGAGGAGCAGTCCACCGAGTCAAAATCTGAAGATCCAGAGCTCCATCAATCCTTTGACTCAAAAATTTGCAAAGTCATAAAAACCACTATGGGGGAGGATGGAACTGAAATAGCCACAGAAATCAAACACTTTCAGTCACGGGCACGATTTGAAGCTTACTGA